The following proteins come from a genomic window of Pseudomonas sp. MAG733B:
- a CDS encoding pirin family protein yields MLELRPFNSLGGAHHGWLDAHHHFSFAEYHDPKRMNWGNLRVWNDDVIAPGTGFPQHPHRDMEIITYVREGAITHQDNLGNKGRTEAGDVQVMSAGTGIAHSEYNLEATPTKIFQIWIIPNESGLAPSWGAKPFPKGDREGFVTLASGKEGDDQSLRIRADARLVAANLKAGESAEYHLDNGRRAYLVPATGVIEVNGLRAQARDGIAVADEQVLRVTAIEDSEIVLVDLA; encoded by the coding sequence ATGCTTGAACTCAGACCTTTCAACTCGCTTGGCGGCGCACACCACGGCTGGTTGGATGCCCATCACCATTTTTCGTTCGCCGAGTACCACGATCCCAAGCGCATGAACTGGGGCAACCTGCGGGTGTGGAACGACGACGTGATCGCCCCCGGCACCGGTTTCCCGCAGCATCCGCACCGGGACATGGAAATCATCACCTACGTGCGTGAAGGCGCCATCACCCACCAGGACAACCTTGGCAATAAGGGCCGCACCGAGGCGGGTGACGTTCAGGTTATGAGCGCGGGCACCGGCATTGCCCACAGTGAATACAACCTGGAAGCGACGCCGACCAAGATCTTCCAGATCTGGATCATCCCCAATGAATCCGGCCTGGCACCGTCCTGGGGCGCCAAACCGTTCCCGAAAGGTGACCGCGAAGGTTTCGTGACCCTGGCCAGCGGCAAGGAAGGCGACGATCAAAGCTTGCGCATTCGTGCCGATGCACGACTGGTCGCGGCGAATCTGAAGGCTGGCGAGTCCGCCGAGTATCACTTGGACAACGGTCGCCGCGCCTATCTGGTTCCGGCTACCGGCGTCATTGAAGTCAATGGCTTGCGCGCACAAGCTCGAGACGGCATTGCGGTTGCCGATGAGCAGGTGTTGCGCGTGACGGCGATTGAGGACAGTGAGATCGTGTTGGTGGATCTGGCTTGA
- a CDS encoding UvrD-helicase domain-containing protein, whose amino-acid sequence MSQHTPDLPPELRPLAEMPLLKRLAARFFGHGLTRLRAQHRASWMHGQADGFRSGHTAGVEYGYKEGKLEGLEEGRQVLLIRDSRSTEHRPPNIDEHLFDDWRLPLTAELKKRMKADVARLLPAHAQPSAAQWKMIFSDTPSTSVIAGAGAGKSTTLVLRIVLLTHYLGFELSSMTVVTFTRESRKDFINKLIELFALWGRALSFKEARDLVRTFHSRILPMVRSLPGFERLQAFENLSLRTQNGDDEADSNPFDLRINEAQRQQLNACYHALHTRDERFRELIKPLSRHALQLKELERDHPDVQKRMAVTELAAKRDEELCDTVEDLWFRAKAWPIKGIEPKRQSFDINGSAFHCHGYIPSLDAWVVLGFDPRENPQVSRPNAKLTVRAEWAVKRTLFQAFCRKPLIWIDSYESSKRVLASLAGDASAGPGFDYKVKGELASAPLLDCFVAAAGFIENLGLDVPTAVGHMSFGKDDPDRFFFEALSLYWRALEDHLLDQKPPIMTYNRMFALFSEHSPENLKLLSDELLRPLSHLMIDEFQDVSPQIVSWIRASLAEIRSRGPAMHVGRGAQRSSLLCVGDDWQSIYGWRGSSPSYFMEFNKEFSSPSTTKVMLSDNYRSHQHIIDAAEHIVRAAPAIAGKKAKASGEPKDLLPVNVLDRDDSGMAQRLMEHYRKGDSILMLYRKSSDKLLIEEHIQPVVNVDSSLPYQSRRLKQLTYHSAKGLQADAVFLLGDCQHLTSSPYKNQVYRMAGLGKAGDSEPYDNAQKDEILRLAYVGITRAVSHCYWYVDGQDNQAVNSPKASDRIGKGKAFFADHRQSKSTA is encoded by the coding sequence GTGTCGCAACACACCCCCGATCTTCCGCCTGAACTTCGTCCTCTGGCCGAGATGCCGCTGCTCAAGCGTCTGGCCGCCCGTTTCTTTGGTCATGGCCTGACACGACTGCGCGCACAACACCGCGCCTCCTGGATGCATGGCCAGGCGGATGGCTTTCGCAGCGGCCATACGGCCGGCGTGGAATATGGCTATAAGGAAGGCAAGCTCGAGGGGCTGGAGGAAGGCCGACAGGTCCTGCTGATCCGCGACTCGCGCAGCACCGAACATCGGCCACCCAACATCGATGAACATCTGTTCGATGATTGGCGCCTGCCGCTGACCGCTGAACTGAAGAAACGCATGAAGGCCGATGTCGCTCGATTGCTGCCGGCCCACGCGCAACCCAGCGCTGCGCAGTGGAAGATGATCTTCAGCGACACGCCTTCAACGTCGGTGATCGCCGGTGCCGGTGCGGGCAAGTCGACAACGCTGGTTCTGCGCATCGTGTTGCTGACGCATTACCTCGGGTTCGAGTTGAGCTCGATGACCGTGGTGACGTTCACCCGCGAGTCGCGCAAAGACTTCATCAACAAGTTGATTGAACTGTTCGCGCTCTGGGGGCGGGCGCTCAGTTTCAAAGAGGCGCGGGATCTGGTGCGCACCTTCCACTCGCGGATTCTACCGATGGTTCGCAGCCTGCCGGGCTTCGAACGCCTGCAAGCCTTCGAAAATCTCAGCCTGCGCACGCAAAATGGTGATGACGAGGCGGACAGCAATCCGTTCGACCTGCGCATCAACGAAGCCCAACGCCAACAACTCAATGCCTGCTACCACGCCTTGCACACCCGCGATGAACGCTTCCGCGAACTGATCAAGCCGTTGTCGCGTCACGCCTTGCAACTCAAGGAGCTGGAGCGCGATCACCCGGACGTGCAAAAGCGCATGGCCGTGACTGAACTGGCCGCCAAGCGCGATGAAGAGCTTTGTGACACGGTTGAGGATTTGTGGTTCCGGGCCAAAGCCTGGCCGATCAAAGGCATCGAACCCAAGCGCCAGTCTTTCGATATCAACGGTTCAGCATTCCACTGCCACGGCTACATTCCGTCCCTGGATGCCTGGGTGGTACTGGGTTTCGATCCTCGGGAGAACCCGCAGGTCTCCCGTCCAAATGCCAAGCTGACGGTGCGCGCAGAGTGGGCGGTAAAGCGCACACTGTTTCAAGCTTTCTGCCGTAAGCCTTTGATATGGATCGATAGTTACGAGTCATCGAAGCGTGTTTTGGCTTCCTTGGCTGGCGACGCCAGTGCTGGACCGGGCTTCGATTACAAGGTCAAGGGCGAACTTGCCTCCGCGCCGTTGCTCGATTGTTTTGTCGCTGCCGCCGGGTTCATCGAAAACCTCGGTCTGGATGTGCCGACGGCAGTGGGCCATATGAGTTTTGGCAAGGACGACCCGGATCGGTTTTTCTTCGAGGCCTTGAGTCTGTACTGGCGAGCGCTGGAAGATCATTTGCTCGATCAGAAACCACCAATCATGACCTACAACCGGATGTTCGCCTTGTTCAGCGAGCATTCACCGGAAAATCTCAAGCTGCTGAGTGATGAGTTGCTGCGGCCGCTGTCGCACCTGATGATCGATGAGTTTCAGGACGTATCGCCGCAGATCGTTTCCTGGATTCGCGCCAGCCTGGCTGAAATCCGCAGTCGCGGCCCGGCGATGCACGTAGGACGGGGCGCCCAGCGCTCATCGTTGCTGTGCGTCGGGGATGATTGGCAGTCGATTTACGGCTGGCGCGGGAGTTCGCCGAGTTACTTCATGGAGTTCAACAAGGAATTTTCCTCGCCGAGCACCACCAAAGTGATGCTCAGCGACAACTACCGCAGTCACCAGCACATCATCGACGCTGCGGAGCATATCGTGCGTGCCGCGCCGGCGATTGCCGGCAAGAAGGCCAAGGCCAGCGGCGAGCCGAAGGATCTACTGCCGGTGAATGTGCTGGATCGCGACGACTCGGGCATGGCCCAGCGCCTGATGGAGCATTACAGAAAGGGCGATTCGATCTTGATGCTTTATCGAAAAAGTAGCGATAAGTTGTTGATAGAAGAGCATATTCAGCCTGTAGTTAATGTTGATTCTAGCTTGCCGTACCAATCTCGACGCCTGAAACAATTGACCTACCACAGCGCCAAGGGCTTGCAGGCCGATGCTGTTTTCCTGCTCGGCGATTGCCAGCACCTGACCAGTTCACCTTACAAGAATCAGGTGTATCGAATGGCAGGATTGGGCAAGGCCGGCGACAGCGAACCGTACGACAACGCGCAAAAGGACGAAATCCTGCGCCTGGCCTACGTGGGCATCACCCGGGCCGTGAGTCATTGCTATTGGTATGTCGATGGGCAGGACAATCAGGCGGTGAACAGCCCGAAGGCTTCGGACCGGATCGGCAAGGGCAAGGCGTTCTTCGCCGATCATCGGCAGAGTAAATCCACAGCCTGA
- a CDS encoding DUF1652 domain-containing protein — protein MNKGFSKVTFPNACQLMRWHFHPMGFEASMDAPGSMIARLFDRATGETMIAIAGIPCATVMNAADVERIIEAVEDELETFIPPVALRSYA, from the coding sequence ATGAATAAAGGGTTCAGTAAGGTCACTTTTCCAAACGCCTGCCAGCTGATGCGCTGGCATTTTCATCCCATGGGTTTCGAGGCGAGCATGGATGCCCCGGGCAGCATGATTGCCCGTCTGTTTGACCGAGCCACTGGCGAGACCATGATCGCCATTGCCGGGATCCCCTGCGCGACGGTCATGAATGCCGCCGATGTCGAACGAATAATCGAAGCCGTGGAGGATGAGCTTGAGACATTCATTCCCCCTGTAGCCCTCAGGAGTTATGCCTGA
- a CDS encoding nuclear transport factor 2 family protein has protein sequence MHAEDDGPQQTQATGETVMRYHLRWKHRDLDGVMALYHPEIQYCDFFQNRVMGLGELREYVRSSMPRDPDEALEHSDRIRLDGNTAFIQYRITLRGGEGLVSFRASEAITVKDGLIWRVNEYASLVHEQPASKAASNQRPAVSRLGLSPRQLSFMADDLQQYFQRQQPYLDPELDLQRVAKECGYSRNQISYLLNQVLGQSFYRYVNQARLQHLLDALDKATPPLRIDELAFAAGFNSLSAFYSCFRQHTGLSPKAYAKQISLRARAQDTV, from the coding sequence ATGCACGCCGAGGATGATGGCCCACAGCAAACCCAGGCCACGGGCGAGACGGTCATGCGCTACCACTTGCGCTGGAAACACCGGGATCTGGACGGTGTCATGGCGCTGTATCACCCCGAGATCCAGTACTGCGATTTTTTCCAGAACCGGGTGATGGGTCTAGGCGAATTGCGTGAATACGTGCGCAGCAGCATGCCCCGCGATCCGGACGAGGCGCTGGAGCATTCGGATCGCATTCGTCTGGACGGCAACACGGCGTTCATTCAGTACCGCATTACCCTGCGCGGCGGCGAAGGGTTGGTCTCGTTTCGCGCCAGTGAGGCGATCACGGTCAAGGACGGATTGATCTGGCGGGTCAATGAATACGCCTCACTGGTGCATGAACAACCTGCGAGCAAAGCCGCCAGTAATCAGCGTCCGGCCGTCAGTCGCCTCGGCCTGTCTCCGCGCCAACTGAGCTTCATGGCCGACGATCTGCAGCAGTACTTTCAGCGCCAGCAACCCTATCTTGACCCTGAACTCGACCTGCAACGGGTGGCGAAGGAGTGCGGATATAGCCGCAACCAGATTTCCTATCTGCTCAATCAGGTGCTCGGCCAGAGCTTCTATCGCTACGTCAACCAGGCCCGCCTGCAACATTTGCTCGACGCGCTGGATAAAGCCACGCCGCCGTTGCGTATCGATGAACTGGCGTTCGCCGCCGGGTTCAATTCGTTGTCGGCGTTCTACAGCTGCTTCCGCCAGCACACCGGTCTGTCGCCCAAGGCCTACGCCAAACAAATTTCTTTGCGTGCACGCGCGCAAGACACCGTCTAA
- a CDS encoding FAD-dependent oxidoreductase: MPAWRTISLWMDQLDEPFLARPALEQDVDIDVAIIGAGYTGLWTAYYLKRQAPELKIAIIEAQTAGFGASGRNGGWLMGNLLGEDRLLADSSPEQRRASYDVLHNIPDEVEIVLEREGIDCDYRKGGALYCAARYPEQETSLRQYLDKLYKQGLNESDYRWLSPEQLAQQIRVAKPYGGIYAPHVATIHPAKLVRGLARTVERMGVRIYENSPVTQWQSGSLRTAKASVRSHWVVPAVEGYSVTLPPLGRYQLPVQSLIVATEPLSAATWDEIGLSRGQAFSESSRQVTYGQRTADNRLIFGARGGYQFAGRLRHDFDLSSSEIELRRYLFGELFPQLKNVQITHGWGGNLGMSRRFKPHMLCDRPSGIALSGGYGGEGVGASNLGGRTLADLILQRDTELVRQPWVIPQSGLNALRAWEPEPCRWLGYNAIIRSFVNEDQTLANPATAPWRRKLASGVAGFMEGFMH, encoded by the coding sequence ATGCCGGCGTGGCGCACTATCAGTTTGTGGATGGACCAACTCGACGAGCCGTTCCTGGCGCGTCCGGCGCTGGAACAGGATGTGGATATCGACGTGGCGATCATCGGCGCCGGTTACACCGGGCTGTGGACCGCGTATTACCTCAAGCGTCAGGCGCCCGAGCTGAAAATCGCCATCATCGAGGCGCAAACCGCCGGTTTTGGCGCCTCGGGGCGTAATGGTGGCTGGTTGATGGGCAATCTGCTGGGCGAAGATCGCCTGCTTGCAGATTCATCCCCCGAGCAGCGCCGCGCCTCTTACGACGTGCTGCACAACATCCCCGATGAAGTGGAGATTGTCCTCGAACGCGAAGGCATCGACTGTGATTATCGCAAGGGCGGGGCGCTGTACTGTGCCGCCCGGTATCCGGAACAGGAAACCAGCCTTCGCCAGTATCTGGACAAGCTCTACAAACAAGGCCTAAACGAAAGCGATTACCGCTGGCTGAGCCCGGAGCAGTTGGCGCAGCAAATTCGCGTTGCCAAACCTTATGGCGGCATTTATGCCCCGCACGTAGCGACTATTCACCCGGCGAAACTGGTGCGCGGACTGGCACGTACGGTGGAGCGCATGGGGGTGCGGATTTATGAGAACAGCCCGGTGACTCAATGGCAGTCGGGCAGCCTGCGCACAGCCAAAGCCTCGGTGCGCAGCCATTGGGTGGTGCCGGCGGTCGAAGGTTACTCGGTGACGTTGCCGCCATTGGGCCGCTATCAGTTGCCGGTACAAAGCCTGATCGTCGCCACCGAGCCGCTGTCCGCCGCCACTTGGGACGAGATCGGCCTGAGTCGCGGCCAAGCCTTCAGCGAAAGCAGTCGCCAGGTCACGTACGGCCAGCGCACCGCCGACAATCGATTGATCTTCGGCGCCCGTGGCGGCTACCAGTTTGCCGGACGGTTGCGCCATGACTTCGACCTGAGCAGTAGCGAAATCGAGCTGCGCCGCTATCTGTTCGGCGAACTGTTCCCCCAACTCAAGAACGTGCAGATCACTCACGGCTGGGGCGGCAACCTGGGCATGTCCCGGCGCTTCAAGCCGCACATGCTTTGCGACCGGCCCAGTGGGATTGCCCTGTCCGGCGGTTATGGCGGCGAGGGTGTGGGTGCCAGCAACCTCGGCGGGCGAACCTTGGCCGACTTGATCCTGCAACGCGACACTGAGCTGGTCCGTCAACCGTGGGTCATTCCACAGAGCGGCCTCAATGCGCTCAGGGCCTGGGAACCCGAACCCTGCCGCTGGCTCGGCTACAACGCGATCATCCGCAGCTTCGTCAACGAAGACCAGACCCTGGCCAACCCGGCCACCGCGCCCTGGCGGCGCAAGCTCGCCAGTGGGGTCGCGGGGTTCATGGAAGGTTTCATGCACTAA
- a CDS encoding cupin domain-containing protein produces MSITQFKNTATLKLEESNPVAVPLGTPVAVASTTSVERDDGVETGVWECTPGRWRRQIVAQEFCHFIQGRCTFTPDGGETLHIEAGDALMLPANSLGIWDIQETVRKTYVLIF; encoded by the coding sequence ATGAGCATCACGCAATTCAAGAACACCGCAACCCTGAAGCTGGAAGAGTCCAATCCGGTCGCCGTGCCTTTGGGCACGCCCGTGGCGGTGGCGTCGACCACCAGCGTCGAGCGCGACGACGGCGTCGAAACCGGTGTCTGGGAATGCACGCCCGGCCGCTGGCGGCGGCAGATTGTCGCCCAGGAATTCTGTCACTTCATCCAGGGCCGCTGCACCTTCACTCCGGACGGCGGTGAAACCTTGCACATCGAAGCGGGCGACGCACTGATGTTGCCGGCTAACAGCCTGGGTATCTGGGATATCCAGGAGACAGTGCGCAAGACCTACGTTTTGATTTTCTGA
- a CDS encoding polyamine ABC transporter substrate-binding protein: MIRKTLTLAPLMLVASISQAADTVKIYNWSDYIAPDTTKNFQKETGIAFTYDVYDSNETLDGKLMTGKSGYDVVFPSNHFMARQIEGGALKKLDKSQLPNWKNLNPVLLKALQTNDPGNEHGFPYLWGSTGIGYNIAKVKAVLGDNAPVDSWDLIFKPENMQKLQKCGVAILDNGPELLPAALNYLGLPHHSKNPEDYKKAEALLLKVRPYVSYFHSSKYTSDLANGDICVAVGFSGDILQAENRAKEAKNGIDIGYSIPKEGAAIWFDMVAMPVDAPDEKAGYAFMNYLLRPDVMASISNYVHYANGNEQADSLIDPAIKNDTKVYPSPDMMGKLFALEAMPLNIDRIRTRVWNKIRTGS; the protein is encoded by the coding sequence ATGATCCGAAAGACCCTGACCCTGGCGCCGCTGATGCTCGTGGCTTCAATCAGCCAGGCGGCTGACACCGTCAAAATCTACAACTGGTCTGACTACATCGCGCCGGATACCACCAAGAACTTCCAGAAAGAAACCGGCATCGCCTTCACCTACGACGTCTACGACAGCAACGAAACCCTCGATGGCAAGCTGATGACCGGCAAATCCGGTTACGACGTGGTGTTCCCGTCCAACCACTTCATGGCGCGGCAGATCGAAGGCGGGGCGCTAAAAAAGCTCGATAAAAGCCAGTTACCGAACTGGAAGAATCTCAATCCTGTATTGCTCAAGGCTTTGCAAACCAACGATCCGGGCAACGAGCACGGCTTCCCGTATCTGTGGGGCAGCACCGGCATCGGCTACAACATCGCCAAGGTCAAAGCGGTGCTTGGCGACAACGCCCCCGTGGATTCCTGGGACCTGATTTTCAAGCCGGAAAACATGCAGAAACTGCAGAAATGCGGCGTGGCCATCCTCGATAACGGTCCGGAACTGTTACCTGCCGCGCTGAATTACCTGGGCTTGCCGCACCACAGTAAAAATCCGGAAGACTACAAAAAGGCTGAGGCGTTGCTGCTGAAAGTCCGGCCGTACGTCAGCTATTTCCACTCGTCCAAGTACACCAGCGACCTGGCCAACGGCGACATCTGCGTGGCGGTCGGTTTCTCCGGCGACATCCTGCAAGCCGAGAATCGCGCCAAGGAAGCCAAGAACGGCATCGACATCGGCTATTCGATTCCCAAGGAAGGCGCTGCGATATGGTTCGACATGGTCGCCATGCCGGTCGATGCCCCGGACGAAAAGGCCGGCTACGCCTTCATGAACTACCTGTTACGCCCGGACGTGATGGCCAGCATCAGCAACTACGTGCACTACGCCAATGGCAACGAACAGGCGGACAGCCTCATCGACCCGGCGATCAAGAACGACACCAAGGTCTACCCGAGCCCGGACATGATGGGCAAATTGTTCGCCCTGGAAGCGATGCCACTGAACATCGACCGGATTCGTACGCGGGTTTGGAACAAGATCCGGACCGGTAGTTAA
- a CDS encoding YgdI/YgdR family lipoprotein yields MNIKTLGLPLAVAAFLALAGCSTPTVVTLQNGTQYLTKDMPKTKTKDGFFEFEDISGAKVKVKADEVSTIRQED; encoded by the coding sequence ATGAACATCAAGACATTGGGTTTGCCTTTGGCGGTAGCCGCCTTTCTGGCCCTGGCCGGTTGCTCGACGCCCACAGTGGTGACCCTGCAGAACGGCACCCAGTATTTGACCAAGGACATGCCGAAAACCAAGACCAAGGACGGCTTCTTCGAATTCGAGGATATTTCCGGGGCGAAGGTGAAGGTCAAGGCTGATGAAGTGAGCACGATTCGGCAGGAAGACTGA
- a CDS encoding VRR-NUC domain-containing protein, with translation MAHFPVTPNPLDDPFYYLNNFMQVLDWLGLRYADVLSVEEQRFIVDFNGLPRESRALLVRMVMRKGIHFRASKLHYAEIGDIANAAKPLVALGWVDEQLPLSVETLFEVLLKAEVVQCLGSAIDQPKGKKADWLPTVCELFPEPRSFGDWCPSLADRLFSLTIMGLCDRLRLMFFGNLYQDWSEFVLADLGIYTYEKVEFCSDSRGLRSREDVDACMFLYECQQHFEAGEAVAEIVERIHRLTLINPWLQRRRDKLLFQMAQHCERIVDFSTALTLYRQCAYPGARARMIRVLERCGEYELALDLATEAQQSPQSAAEQQQLLRVLPRLRRKLGGPAMKRATPREMLRLDLQLPRTDPVMSVEYYVQEHLSEESAPVHYVENSLINSLFGLLCWPAIFAPLPGAFFHPFQRGPVDLLNEDFHVRRADLFQACLGQLDDGRYRQTIRQRYAEKWGVQSPFVFWGVLSEELLEQALDCLPAEHLKHWFNRLLLDIQANRAGMPDLIQFWPEQKTYRMIEVKGPGDRLQDNQLRWLEFCHEHRMPIAVCYVQWAEQDA, from the coding sequence ATGGCCCATTTTCCTGTGACTCCAAACCCGCTCGACGATCCATTCTATTACCTGAACAACTTCATGCAAGTGCTTGATTGGCTTGGGCTTCGCTATGCCGATGTACTCAGCGTTGAAGAGCAACGGTTCATTGTCGACTTCAATGGATTGCCGCGCGAGTCCCGGGCGTTGCTGGTCCGGATGGTCATGCGCAAGGGGATTCATTTCCGGGCCAGCAAGCTGCACTACGCCGAAATCGGTGACATCGCCAACGCAGCCAAACCGCTCGTGGCCCTCGGTTGGGTCGATGAACAGCTGCCGTTGTCGGTCGAGACACTGTTCGAGGTATTGCTCAAGGCTGAAGTCGTCCAGTGCCTGGGGAGCGCCATCGACCAGCCCAAAGGCAAGAAGGCCGATTGGCTGCCAACTGTGTGCGAGCTGTTTCCCGAGCCGCGTAGCTTCGGAGACTGGTGTCCCTCGCTGGCGGATCGCCTGTTCAGTCTGACCATCATGGGCCTGTGCGATCGCCTGCGCTTGATGTTTTTCGGCAATCTTTACCAGGACTGGTCCGAATTCGTGTTGGCTGACCTTGGCATCTACACCTACGAGAAAGTCGAATTCTGCTCCGATTCCAGGGGTTTGCGCAGCCGTGAGGACGTGGACGCCTGCATGTTCCTCTATGAATGCCAGCAACACTTCGAGGCCGGTGAAGCGGTGGCTGAGATTGTCGAGCGGATCCACCGTCTGACGCTGATCAATCCCTGGCTGCAAAGGCGTCGCGACAAACTGCTGTTCCAGATGGCCCAGCACTGCGAACGCATCGTTGATTTTTCCACAGCGCTGACGTTGTACCGCCAGTGCGCCTACCCCGGCGCACGCGCGCGAATGATCCGCGTGCTGGAGCGTTGCGGGGAGTACGAATTGGCCCTGGATCTGGCCACTGAGGCGCAACAGTCACCGCAAAGCGCCGCCGAACAGCAGCAATTGCTCCGCGTGTTGCCCCGGTTGCGCCGCAAGCTGGGCGGGCCAGCGATGAAACGTGCGACTCCGCGGGAAATGCTGCGCCTGGACCTGCAACTGCCCAGGACCGATCCGGTGATGTCGGTGGAGTACTACGTTCAGGAGCACTTGTCGGAAGAGTCGGCACCGGTGCATTACGTCGAAAACAGCCTGATCAATTCGCTGTTCGGCCTGCTGTGCTGGCCGGCGATTTTCGCGCCGCTGCCGGGGGCGTTTTTCCACCCGTTCCAGCGCGGTCCGGTCGACCTGCTCAATGAAGATTTCCATGTGCGTCGGGCTGACCTGTTCCAGGCCTGCCTCGGGCAACTCGACGACGGGCGCTATCGGCAGACCATTCGCCAGCGCTATGCCGAGAAATGGGGCGTGCAGTCACCCTTTGTATTCTGGGGTGTACTCAGCGAGGAACTGCTGGAACAGGCCCTCGACTGCTTGCCGGCCGAGCACCTCAAACACTGGTTCAATCGCTTGTTGCTGGACATCCAGGCCAATCGCGCCGGCATGCCCGACCTGATCCAGTTCTGGCCGGAGCAAAAGACCTACCGCATGATCGAAGTCAAAGGGCCGGGGGATCGGCTTCAGGATAACCAGTTGCGCTGGCTGGAGTTCTGCCATGAGCACCGCATGCCGATTGCCGTGTGCTACGTGCAGTGGGCGGAGCAGGACGCTTGA